A DNA window from Buttiauxella agrestis contains the following coding sequences:
- a CDS encoding MMPL family transporter — MKSSNASPSDVHRRLAWGWLAVVTLLVALLAVTLPKARLDSSVLSLLPASSLGKIPPQIENGFLQRLDRQMMWMVSPGDKPNDEAATWWQTQLQQQPFLQGVQGPMDAKGQQEWGKFYFEHRNGLVDTQTRSRLQNGGEAQAQWVLAQLYSAFSGVSGKELTNDPLMLTRGSQLALQQTASQMRLMNGWLVARDKQGRYWYLLHGELKGSSFDMQQGREAVEQLRALQQKLKQQFPQAQVMSRGTLFYSDYASQQAKHDVSTLGLATVIGVLLLILLVFRSVRPLILCVTSVAIGAFAGTAITLLCFGELHLMTLVMSMSIVGISADYTLYYLTERMVHGGQNSPIASLRKVLPALLLALATTAIAYLIMILAPFPGIRQLAVFAASGLIASCLTVVCWYPFAVRGLPVRQVPCRRWLNAWLKAWQHNNAVRFGIPLALLVISLAGIASLKINDDIASFQALPQDLLREEQAITALTGQGMDQKWFVVYGDSAEQTLQRLEKLAPALAKLKADKAIDSYRLIPLASLEQQQADLQLLREAAPLLQKRLAQSGITVSAPNLQQMAVTPDVWQKSVISSGWRLLWLSLPEGKSGALVPVSGVHDSQQLGQIAANIPGVSWVDRKVMFNELFSHFRSLLATLLAAAVVAIALSYVLRLGVKRGLLSVVPSLLSLGGGLAALAFSGHALNLFSLLALMLVLGIGINYTLFFSNPRGTPLTSLLAISVALLTTLFTLGMLVFSQTQAIASFGIVLSCGIFCAFLTAPLALPPSTQGKGKRES; from the coding sequence ATGAAGAGCAGCAACGCTTCACCTTCTGACGTGCATCGTCGCCTGGCATGGGGCTGGCTGGCAGTCGTCACGCTGCTGGTGGCGTTGCTCGCCGTGACGCTACCCAAAGCCAGGCTCGACAGCAGCGTGCTTTCGCTCCTGCCTGCCAGCAGCCTGGGGAAAATCCCTCCGCAAATCGAGAACGGTTTTTTGCAACGTCTCGACAGGCAAATGATGTGGATGGTCAGCCCCGGCGATAAGCCGAATGACGAGGCGGCAACATGGTGGCAAACGCAACTGCAACAGCAGCCGTTTTTGCAAGGCGTGCAAGGCCCGATGGATGCCAAAGGCCAGCAGGAGTGGGGGAAATTCTACTTCGAGCACCGTAATGGCCTGGTGGATACCCAGACCCGCAGCCGTTTACAAAATGGTGGGGAAGCGCAGGCGCAATGGGTATTAGCGCAACTCTATTCGGCGTTTTCCGGCGTCAGCGGTAAAGAGCTGACCAACGACCCGCTGATGCTGACGCGTGGTTCGCAACTGGCGCTGCAACAAACGGCCAGCCAGATGCGGCTGATGAACGGCTGGCTGGTGGCGCGTGATAAACAAGGGCGTTACTGGTATTTGCTGCACGGCGAACTCAAAGGTTCTTCCTTTGATATGCAGCAAGGGCGCGAAGCAGTTGAGCAACTGCGAGCCTTGCAGCAAAAGCTGAAACAGCAGTTCCCGCAGGCACAAGTGATGTCACGCGGCACGCTGTTTTATAGCGATTACGCCAGCCAGCAGGCCAAACACGATGTTTCTACGCTGGGTCTTGCCACGGTCATTGGCGTGCTGTTGTTGATATTGCTGGTTTTTCGCTCGGTGCGGCCGCTCATTTTATGTGTCACTTCTGTCGCCATCGGCGCCTTTGCAGGTACCGCCATCACGCTGTTGTGTTTTGGCGAACTGCATCTGATGACGCTGGTGATGAGCATGAGCATCGTCGGCATTTCGGCAGATTACACCCTGTATTACCTCACCGAACGTATGGTTCACGGCGGGCAAAATTCGCCGATCGCCAGTTTGCGCAAAGTGCTTCCGGCATTGCTGCTGGCGTTGGCGACGACCGCCATTGCTTATTTGATCATGATCCTCGCGCCTTTCCCCGGTATTCGCCAGCTCGCGGTATTTGCCGCCAGCGGTTTGATAGCGTCCTGCCTGACGGTGGTGTGTTGGTATCCGTTTGCGGTGCGCGGTTTGCCCGTCCGCCAGGTGCCTTGTCGCCGTTGGCTCAACGCCTGGCTGAAGGCGTGGCAACACAACAACGCGGTGCGTTTCGGAATACCACTCGCATTGTTGGTTATCAGCCTCGCCGGAATTGCATCATTAAAAATCAATGACGATATCGCCAGCTTCCAGGCACTCCCGCAAGATTTACTCCGTGAAGAACAGGCTATAACCGCCTTAACCGGGCAGGGAATGGATCAAAAATGGTTCGTGGTTTACGGCGACAGCGCCGAGCAAACCCTGCAACGGCTGGAAAAACTCGCCCCCGCGTTGGCTAAGTTGAAAGCCGATAAAGCCATCGACAGCTATCGCCTGATCCCACTCGCCTCTCTTGAACAACAGCAGGCAGATTTACAATTGCTGCGCGAAGCGGCACCGCTACTACAAAAACGCCTCGCGCAAAGCGGGATTACGGTGAGTGCGCCAAATCTGCAACAGATGGCGGTGACGCCGGATGTCTGGCAAAAAAGTGTGATCAGTAGCGGCTGGCGTTTGCTGTGGTTGTCGTTACCTGAAGGTAAAAGCGGTGCGCTGGTGCCTGTGAGTGGCGTTCACGACAGCCAACAGCTCGGCCAGATTGCGGCTAACATTCCGGGTGTCAGTTGGGTTGATCGTAAAGTCATGTTCAACGAGTTGTTCAGCCATTTCCGCAGTTTACTGGCGACGCTGTTGGCAGCGGCGGTAGTGGCGATTGCGCTCAGTTACGTGCTGCGTCTGGGCGTGAAACGGGGCTTGCTCAGTGTCGTGCCTTCGCTGTTATCGCTGGGCGGTGGTCTTGCGGCACTCGCCTTTAGCGGGCACGCACTCAATTTGTTCTCGTTATTAGCGCTGATGCTGGTGCTGGGAATTGGCATTAATTACACCCTGTTCTTTAGCAACCCGCGCGGAACACCGCTGACGTCATTGCTGGCCATTAGTGTTGCCTTGCTGACCACGCTTTTCACCTTAGGCATGCTGGTCTTTAGCCAGACGCAAGCCATCGCAAGCTTTGGCATTGTGTTGAGTTGCGGGATCTTCTGCGCATTTTTAACCGCACCTTTAGCCTTACCTCCATCCACCCAGGGAAAGGGAAAGAGAGAATCATGA
- a CDS encoding LolA family protein, with protein sequence MNRIIFLALLFISCTASAITLDDVQRSFASQPVVRAKFQQDRQISGMAQPLHSSGEVLIAKSKGLWWQQQHPFPMTLVLDDSHMAQIMGNQAPQIITADSNPQMFQFNHLLRALFQADRKVLDENFSSVFTDQGKGQWQLVLTPITTPLDKLFSTITLQGDKYLNRIALNDLQGDFTEITFSNHRLEPRKLTHEEQQRFTF encoded by the coding sequence ATGAATAGAATCATTTTTTTGGCCTTGCTGTTTATCAGCTGTACAGCGAGCGCCATTACGCTTGATGACGTGCAACGCAGCTTTGCCTCGCAGCCGGTTGTTCGGGCGAAGTTCCAGCAGGACCGCCAGATTAGCGGCATGGCACAACCACTGCATTCCAGCGGAGAAGTGCTTATCGCCAAAAGCAAAGGGCTGTGGTGGCAACAACAGCATCCTTTCCCGATGACGCTGGTGCTTGATGATAGCCACATGGCGCAAATCATGGGCAATCAGGCACCGCAGATCATCACCGCGGACAGTAACCCGCAAATGTTCCAGTTCAACCATTTGTTGCGCGCGTTATTTCAGGCCGACCGCAAAGTACTTGATGAGAACTTTTCCAGCGTGTTTACCGACCAGGGCAAAGGCCAATGGCAACTGGTCTTAACGCCAATAACCACACCGCTCGACAAGCTTTTCAGCACCATTACGTTGCAGGGCGACAAATATCTTAATCGCATTGCGTTAAACGATTTGCAGGGCGATTTCACCGAAATCACCTTCAGTAACCACCGTCTGGAACCGCGAAAATTGACTCATGAAGAGCAGCAACGCTTCACCTTCTGA
- a CDS encoding acyl-CoA thioesterase, whose translation MLNSPRFTVEIGIKVPFHDVDAMGVVWHGNYFRYFEVAREALLGQFDYGYRAMQESGYVWPVVDTRVKYRDVVKFEQQILVRATVLEYENRLKIGYEIVDAASGKRTTTGYTIQVAVEATTGEMCFVSPQILFERMGLSYE comes from the coding sequence ATGTTAAATTCCCCACGTTTTACCGTGGAGATCGGTATCAAAGTCCCATTCCATGATGTCGATGCGATGGGCGTTGTGTGGCACGGTAACTATTTTCGCTACTTTGAAGTCGCGCGTGAAGCGCTGCTCGGGCAGTTTGATTACGGCTATCGCGCCATGCAGGAGTCGGGTTACGTCTGGCCGGTCGTCGATACTCGCGTGAAATACCGTGATGTTGTGAAATTTGAACAGCAAATTCTGGTGCGAGCCACGGTGCTGGAATACGAAAACCGCCTGAAAATTGGTTACGAAATTGTCGATGCCGCAAGCGGAAAACGTACCACTACCGGTTACACCATTCAGGTTGCCGTTGAAGCAACAACAGGGGAGATGTGTTTTGTCTCACCTCAGATCCTTTTTGAACGCATGGGCTTGAGTTATGAATAG
- a CDS encoding glycosyltransferase family 2 protein: MPVAPSAFRPCVVIPCYNHGATIAAVVVRLQPYDLPCIIVDDGSEPATKQQLAQLTGVTLIELESNQGKGEAVITGLKAAAQAGFTHAIQLDADGQHCIEDVPRFLEEARAHPASLISGTPEYDDSVPKSRLYGRYITHVWVWIETLSLSLKDSMCGFRVYPLAATLAVIARHSPGKRMDFDTEIMVRLYWAGTNSRFLRTRVIYPPDGVSHFDALRDNVRISWMHTRLFFGMVPRIPTLLARRRHQNAHWAQVPERKGLAGMRLMLNIYQRLGRRAFNALLYPVVAWMWLTGSTQRKASQQWLARVRKRAQTQQITLPNGLNSYRHFLRFGDAMLNKIAAWRGDLIWGRDIEFAPGSREVLQPQAGQGKLILAAHLGDIEASRALAQVEAGLVINALVFTEHAQRFRQIIEEIAPQAGVNLLPVSHIGPETAMMLQEKLEAGEWVAIVGDRIAVNPQRGGERRVCWSEFMGRSAPFPQGPFILAAALRCPVILMMVLREQGKLRIHAEHFADPLLLPRATRQQALQEHIDFYAQRLEFYALRSPLDWFNFYDFWQLPPEKESGC; encoded by the coding sequence ATGCCCGTAGCGCCTTCGGCTTTTCGCCCCTGCGTGGTGATCCCCTGTTACAACCACGGCGCCACGATAGCCGCTGTGGTGGTCAGGCTGCAACCGTATGATCTGCCATGCATTATTGTTGATGACGGCAGCGAACCTGCGACTAAACAGCAGCTGGCGCAATTAACCGGCGTCACCTTGATTGAGCTTGAGTCCAACCAGGGGAAAGGCGAGGCGGTGATTACCGGGCTTAAAGCGGCAGCGCAGGCAGGGTTTACTCACGCCATTCAGCTTGATGCCGACGGGCAGCATTGCATAGAAGATGTGCCGCGTTTTTTAGAGGAAGCTCGCGCACATCCTGCCAGCCTGATATCTGGCACCCCGGAATACGATGACTCCGTGCCGAAATCGCGCCTTTACGGGCGCTACATCACCCACGTCTGGGTATGGATTGAAACGTTATCCCTGTCGTTAAAAGACAGTATGTGCGGCTTTCGCGTCTATCCGCTGGCGGCTACCCTTGCGGTAATTGCCCGCCACAGCCCCGGCAAACGAATGGATTTCGACACCGAAATCATGGTGCGATTATATTGGGCAGGGACCAACAGCCGTTTTTTGCGCACCCGGGTGATTTATCCGCCAGATGGCGTTTCACATTTCGATGCGCTGCGCGATAACGTGCGCATTTCCTGGATGCACACGCGATTGTTCTTCGGTATGGTGCCGCGCATTCCGACGCTGCTGGCTCGCCGCCGTCATCAAAACGCCCATTGGGCGCAAGTCCCGGAGCGCAAAGGGCTGGCAGGAATGCGCCTGATGCTCAATATCTACCAGCGCTTAGGGCGCCGCGCATTTAACGCTTTGCTTTACCCGGTTGTGGCGTGGATGTGGCTCACGGGAAGCACGCAGCGAAAAGCCTCGCAGCAGTGGCTGGCACGCGTTCGTAAGCGGGCGCAAACCCAGCAAATCACGTTGCCAAATGGCTTAAATAGCTATCGCCATTTCTTACGTTTTGGTGATGCGATGCTCAACAAAATTGCTGCCTGGCGTGGGGATCTTATCTGGGGGCGCGACATTGAATTCGCGCCCGGCAGCCGCGAAGTGTTACAGCCGCAGGCCGGGCAGGGGAAGTTAATTCTTGCCGCCCATCTCGGCGATATCGAAGCCAGCCGCGCTCTGGCGCAGGTTGAAGCCGGGCTGGTCATTAATGCGCTAGTCTTTACCGAACACGCCCAGCGCTTTCGCCAGATTATTGAAGAAATCGCCCCTCAGGCTGGCGTGAATTTATTGCCGGTAAGCCACATTGGCCCGGAAACCGCCATGATGCTGCAAGAAAAGCTCGAAGCCGGAGAATGGGTGGCTATCGTCGGAGACAGAATTGCGGTAAATCCACAGCGCGGCGGCGAGCGGCGCGTGTGCTGGAGCGAGTTTATGGGGCGTTCAGCTCCCTTTCCGCAAGGGCCGTTTATTCTTGCCGCAGCATTAAGATGCCCGGTCATTCTGATGATGGTCTTGCGTGAACAAGGCAAGCTACGCATTCATGCAGAACATTTTGCCGATCCGCTATTGCTGCCGCGCGCCACGCGCCAACAAGCGTTACAAGAGCACATTGATTTTTACGCGCAGCGTCTTGAGTTTTACGCGCTGCGCTCGCCACTCGACTGGTTTAATTTTTATGATTTCTGGCAATTGCCGCCGGAAAAGGAGTCTGGATGTTAA
- a CDS encoding 3-hydroxyacyl-ACP dehydratase FabZ family protein, with protein sequence MKPVELNRSQPETHQLRLQLDVPATLGWFSGHFPTQSILPGVAQLDWVMAYGLELAPGMRFSAIDSVKFQRPIVPGNKLELNLKWEAQRNVLSFSYTLLTEQGEIPASSGKIKLCP encoded by the coding sequence ATGAAACCCGTTGAGTTAAATCGTTCGCAACCCGAGACGCACCAACTGCGTTTACAACTGGACGTACCGGCAACGTTAGGCTGGTTTTCGGGGCATTTCCCCACGCAGTCGATTTTGCCTGGCGTCGCGCAGTTAGATTGGGTGATGGCTTACGGTCTGGAGCTGGCGCCGGGAATGCGCTTTAGCGCGATTGATAGTGTTAAATTCCAGCGCCCGATTGTGCCGGGCAACAAGCTGGAGCTGAATCTGAAATGGGAGGCGCAACGCAACGTGCTGAGTTTTTCTTACACCTTGTTGACCGAGCAAGGCGAGATCCCGGCCAGCAGTGGGAAGATCAAACTATGCCCGTAG
- a CDS encoding AMP-binding protein: MNNPLPLAQWLCANRHPQHVVAFAGHKLWTQADLMKDVQRIYGWLKTQPGERWALCFDNSYDFLAALLATLHAGKTPVIPGHRREAQLREQQNHFCGVMSDTALNLSCPVINPQDLICMPVQPLEPVPANAGVVLFTSGSTGEAAQIFKSLQALDEEIAWLAALWGDSLRNCRVVGSVSHQHLYGFTFRIMLPMALGLPGDAAMIQFPEQLAAHSLHPLLFISSPAFLKRLDVNLTPPDVKRVISAAGKLDDDTAKMARAWLKQPVSEIYGTTETGVLAWREHSQSAPVWQPFPLVNFIAQEDGWQVASPLTDNNPVQLDDILEFTPQGHFRLSGRRDRIVKIEEKRISLSEIERRLLMLPGIEDAAVVPIMRANRIALGAVVVVGEQGGDKQRWRVALRAWLEPVAIPRYWRIVERIPLNSQSKRAWTQLQELFDETR, from the coding sequence ATGAATAACCCTTTACCGTTGGCGCAGTGGCTTTGCGCAAATCGCCATCCGCAACATGTTGTGGCGTTTGCAGGGCACAAGCTCTGGACCCAGGCAGATTTAATGAAAGACGTGCAGCGCATTTACGGCTGGTTGAAGACTCAGCCAGGCGAGCGTTGGGCGCTCTGTTTTGACAACAGTTACGACTTTCTTGCCGCGCTATTAGCCACGCTTCACGCCGGAAAAACGCCGGTTATTCCCGGTCATCGTCGTGAGGCACAACTGCGCGAGCAGCAAAACCATTTCTGCGGTGTGATGAGCGATACGGCACTCAATCTCAGTTGTCCGGTGATAAACCCGCAAGATTTAATCTGTATGCCGGTTCAACCGTTGGAGCCAGTTCCTGCCAATGCAGGCGTGGTGCTGTTCACTTCCGGCTCAACGGGTGAAGCCGCGCAAATATTCAAATCATTACAAGCGCTGGATGAAGAAATTGCCTGGCTTGCTGCGTTGTGGGGCGACAGTTTACGCAACTGCCGCGTGGTCGGGTCGGTTTCGCATCAGCATCTCTACGGCTTTACCTTCCGCATCATGCTGCCCATGGCGCTCGGTTTGCCGGGCGATGCGGCGATGATCCAGTTCCCGGAACAACTCGCCGCTCACTCTTTACACCCTTTGCTGTTCATCAGCAGCCCGGCATTTTTAAAGCGCCTTGATGTCAATCTGACGCCACCTGATGTGAAAAGAGTGATTTCCGCGGCCGGAAAGCTGGATGACGACACGGCGAAAATGGCGCGAGCCTGGCTTAAACAGCCTGTCTCAGAAATTTATGGCACCACTGAAACGGGCGTGCTGGCGTGGCGGGAACATTCGCAATCGGCACCTGTTTGGCAGCCATTCCCGTTAGTGAATTTTATTGCGCAAGAGGATGGCTGGCAGGTCGCGTCACCATTAACGGATAATAACCCCGTGCAACTGGACGACATTCTCGAATTTACGCCGCAGGGTCATTTTCGTTTATCGGGTCGCCGCGACCGCATTGTGAAAATTGAAGAAAAGCGTATTTCACTCAGTGAAATTGAACGCCGTTTGCTGATGCTGCCGGGGATTGAAGATGCGGCAGTGGTTCCAATTATGCGCGCAAACCGCATTGCGCTGGGGGCGGTAGTGGTCGTTGGTGAGCAAGGAGGAGATAAGCAACGCTGGCGAGTCGCGCTCCGTGCCTGGCTTGAGCCGGTCGCAATTCCACGCTACTGGCGTATCGTCGAACGCATTCCGCTCAATAGCCAAAGCAAACGCGCATGGACGCAACTACAGGAATTATTTGATGAAACCCGTTGA
- a CDS encoding acyl carrier protein: protein MNKDDIYQEVTGLLVKLFELSPEQITPQARLYEDLDLDSIDAVDMVVHLQKRTGKKIKPEDFKTVRTVQDVVDAVERLHSES from the coding sequence ATGAATAAAGACGATATTTATCAGGAAGTCACCGGATTACTGGTGAAGTTATTTGAACTGTCTCCTGAACAAATTACCCCGCAGGCTCGTTTATATGAGGACCTGGATCTCGACAGCATTGATGCGGTCGATATGGTCGTTCATTTGCAAAAGCGCACCGGTAAAAAAATCAAACCGGAAGATTTCAAAACGGTTCGCACCGTACAGGATGTCGTAGACGCGGTAGAGCGTTTGCATAGCGAGTCTTAA
- a CDS encoding phosphopantetheine-binding protein, translating to MESLETDIKQLIIDTLNLEEISVDEIESQAALFGQDGLGLDSIDALELGLAVKKRFGVVLSAENEAMREHFYSVANLAAFITSQNPAHSA from the coding sequence ATGGAATCCTTAGAGACCGATATTAAACAACTCATTATCGACACTCTGAATCTTGAAGAGATCAGTGTTGATGAGATTGAAAGTCAGGCCGCCTTATTTGGTCAGGATGGCCTTGGACTTGATTCCATTGATGCACTGGAATTGGGCCTTGCGGTTAAAAAACGTTTCGGCGTGGTGTTATCCGCTGAAAATGAAGCGATGCGCGAACATTTTTATTCCGTCGCCAATCTCGCTGCATTTATTACAAGTCAAAACCCTGCGCACAGCGCCTGA
- a CDS encoding lysophospholipid acyltransferase family protein — translation MWPRVKWYWRVLMTGWLFVLFGSGGLLLTIVWFNFLLLCVRDKPKRREIARRSIAASFRLFLRIGRGLGVFDYRFEGFEQLTNDRGCLIVANHPTLLDYVFIASQAPHIGCLVKASLIQNPCFRGVIKAADYLVNSQGETLLPESQKRLAEGEAILIFPEGTRTKPGEPLVLQRGAANIAVRSGCPLRIVHIYCDQRYLDKHSRWYQIPKRKPMITVSVKQRIESQGFMANHDEASALAARRLNQYLCQELVPDPH, via the coding sequence ATGTGGCCGCGCGTTAAATGGTACTGGCGCGTGCTGATGACCGGCTGGTTATTCGTGCTATTTGGTAGCGGTGGGCTGCTACTTACGATCGTCTGGTTTAATTTTCTGTTGCTGTGTGTTCGCGATAAACCGAAACGCCGCGAGATTGCGCGTCGTAGCATTGCTGCCAGTTTCCGGTTATTTTTACGCATCGGACGCGGGCTTGGCGTATTCGATTATCGTTTTGAGGGTTTCGAACAGCTCACAAACGATCGCGGATGTTTGATTGTTGCCAACCACCCGACACTGTTGGATTACGTATTTATCGCCTCCCAGGCCCCCCACATTGGTTGTCTGGTGAAAGCGAGCCTGATTCAAAATCCCTGTTTCCGTGGTGTCATAAAGGCTGCGGATTACCTGGTTAACAGTCAGGGCGAAACATTACTCCCTGAGAGCCAAAAGCGGCTGGCGGAAGGGGAGGCGATATTGATTTTCCCCGAAGGGACGCGCACGAAACCTGGAGAACCGCTGGTGCTTCAGCGCGGTGCGGCCAATATTGCGGTGCGCAGTGGCTGTCCGCTACGAATCGTCCATATTTATTGTGACCAACGTTATTTGGATAAACATAGCCGCTGGTATCAGATACCCAAGCGTAAACCTATGATCACTGTGAGTGTAAAGCAGCGGATCGAAAGCCAGGGGTTTATGGCGAATCATGACGAAGCCTCCGCACTTGCGGCCCGTCGTCTGAACCAATATTTGTGTCAGGAACTGGTACCTGATCCTCATTAA
- a CDS encoding beta-ketoacyl synthase chain length factor, whose translation MKLAFNIVDWQASAPGLSENEQWQAWSNCPAVIASNDPVAKCRHLPMMTARRLASGSRLAVDCALAILSRHQVDGLVFSSRHGELERNFRILTALAQGESLSPTDFAMSVHNSAVGNTTIAARQALVSSSVSAGYDSFAQALVEVTSLHHAGYKRVLLVDFDGVIPEFYHPHLAGEAVDIPFAVALLLEAGSQICCEATPCRMSEPQNLPQGLAFLHGWLSQQTTFTLAGERMGWRWSRH comes from the coding sequence ATGAAGTTAGCGTTTAATATTGTCGACTGGCAGGCTAGTGCCCCTGGTTTATCTGAAAACGAGCAGTGGCAGGCGTGGAGCAACTGCCCGGCTGTCATCGCGTCGAACGATCCGGTGGCTAAATGTCGTCATTTACCGATGATGACCGCACGTCGTCTGGCTTCGGGCAGTCGCCTCGCAGTAGATTGTGCGCTGGCAATACTGTCTCGCCATCAGGTTGATGGCCTGGTTTTCTCCAGTCGCCATGGTGAACTGGAACGCAACTTTCGAATTTTGACGGCTCTTGCGCAAGGTGAAAGCCTGTCGCCTACAGATTTTGCCATGTCAGTTCATAACTCAGCGGTGGGTAATACCACTATTGCGGCCCGCCAGGCGCTGGTTTCATCTTCGGTTTCTGCGGGATACGACAGCTTTGCGCAAGCATTAGTCGAAGTGACTTCTCTGCATCATGCGGGTTACAAACGGGTATTGCTGGTGGATTTTGATGGCGTTATACCCGAGTTTTACCACCCGCACCTTGCCGGTGAAGCGGTGGACATTCCGTTTGCCGTCGCGTTGTTACTGGAAGCAGGCTCGCAAATTTGCTGTGAAGCGACACCATGTCGAATGAGCGAACCACAAAATTTGCCTCAGGGGCTGGCGTTTTTGCATGGCTGGCTCAGTCAGCAGACGACGTTTACTCTTGCGGGTGAGCGCATGGGCTGGCGCTGGAGTCGTCATTAA
- the csgC gene encoding curli assembly chaperone CsgC: MHTLLLLAALGNQLSFDTQQQGNIYTIVPVATLTQDCQCQFKLTAQRSGTAGQSNSSQSSQVFIKANEPAKLSRLSLNISPGDNVTITVTVTDGKDIHLEKQWTPPGRV, encoded by the coding sequence ATGCACACTTTATTATTGCTTGCGGCCCTCGGTAATCAGCTCAGTTTTGATACTCAGCAGCAGGGAAATATCTACACCATCGTACCCGTCGCGACATTAACTCAGGACTGCCAGTGCCAATTCAAGCTCACAGCACAACGTTCGGGTACCGCTGGCCAAAGTAACAGTAGCCAAAGCAGCCAGGTGTTTATCAAAGCCAACGAACCCGCAAAATTATCCCGTTTGAGTCTCAATATTTCGCCAGGAGACAACGTCACCATCACGGTGACAGTGACCGACGGAAAAGATATTCATCTGGAAAAACAATGGACCCCACCGGGCCGCGTTTAA
- the csgA gene encoding curli major subunit CsgA yields MNFFKIAAIAAVVVSSSAMASGLQFPWNPGNNNSNGPESEMKVYQHGANNNVTALQADAKKSTVDIKQYGVGNGADVGQGADNASIDLLQKGSNNNATIDQWEAKGSTIDVSQYGSRNGATVNQTAAGSSIELTQVGYRNGANLQQH; encoded by the coding sequence ATGAACTTTTTCAAAATCGCAGCAATCGCAGCAGTGGTGGTTTCAAGCAGTGCAATGGCATCAGGACTTCAATTCCCTTGGAATCCAGGTAACAACAATAGTAATGGCCCAGAATCAGAAATGAAAGTGTACCAACACGGTGCAAATAACAACGTAACTGCGCTGCAAGCTGATGCGAAAAAATCTACTGTAGATATTAAACAATATGGTGTAGGCAACGGTGCTGATGTTGGCCAGGGTGCTGATAACGCCTCTATTGACCTGCTGCAAAAAGGCTCTAATAACAACGCAACAATTGATCAATGGGAAGCTAAAGGCTCAACCATTGATGTTAGCCAATATGGTTCAAGAAACGGTGCGACTGTTAACCAAACAGCCGCTGGTTCTTCCATTGAGTTGACCCAGGTTGGCTACCGCAACGGTGCAAATCTTCAACAGCATTAA
- the csgB gene encoding curli minor subunit CsgB — protein MKNRSLFMMLALLGAPGYVFANNPDLAKSEYNFARNELSKSSFNQAAIVGQYGNNNNSHVDQNGTRQLAVVNQTGAGNRANVDQSGSYNVAYIAQTGYGNDADIQQQSSGNAALIIQKGTANRASIIQQGTQKSAVVVQKQSQMAVRVIQR, from the coding sequence ATGAAAAACAGATCGTTATTTATGATGTTAGCATTGCTGGGTGCGCCTGGTTATGTATTTGCGAATAATCCTGACCTCGCAAAATCGGAATATAACTTTGCTAGAAATGAATTAAGCAAAAGTTCATTCAATCAGGCAGCAATAGTCGGTCAATATGGGAACAATAATAATTCACATGTTGACCAAAATGGAACCCGGCAGTTAGCGGTGGTAAATCAGACAGGTGCTGGAAACCGCGCGAACGTCGATCAATCAGGGAGTTACAACGTTGCTTATATTGCGCAAACAGGCTACGGCAATGACGCGGATATTCAGCAACAATCGTCGGGTAATGCCGCACTTATTATTCAGAAAGGTACTGCTAATAGGGCAAGCATTATTCAACAGGGCACGCAAAAATCAGCAGTTGTTGTACAGAAACAGTCTCAAATGGCGGTACGCGTAATTCAACGCTAA